One region of Drosophila teissieri strain GT53w chromosome 2L, Prin_Dtei_1.1, whole genome shotgun sequence genomic DNA includes:
- the LOC122626790 gene encoding uncharacterized protein LOC122626790, with protein sequence MGSCLGSCAPAAAAPAPSACTSTSDSTTHSTSSTSSSLTTPPTSWVANSWLWRKNRSAGRQDPEAELLSRTTRQRCQRNGFIYRILRLKRSQQCPSFLDKYWEQQPSYAKLPTTAMSDIQMQNLDAGKLLNAQTTSSRETEMGLGAYQRMTNSRASSSLDLEWEHEYSQLRQYQFQCQQVPKELPPTPPKPRYASLDQLAAANAMATSQGRHMARQARLSSQRHGGSLTRHSCCSSTQNSWSHISTPESLEWDVDEEREQQRQLRLEDDNLDDRTLKLLHQIEQLKHHVLQETGDGLSLEAAAVDELTEGLQFRATHFAGDSQLEAHVS encoded by the exons ATGGGTTCATGCCTTGGCAGCTGTGCCCCAGCTGCCGCCGCACCCGCCCCATCCGCCTGCACCTCAACGTCCGactccaccacccactcgacGTCCTCGACGTCGTCTTCCCTGACAACTCCACCCACGTCCTGGGTGGCCAACAGCTGGCTCTG GCGAAAGAACAGATCCGCAGGACGACAGGACCCAGAGGCAGAGCTTCTATCGAGGACCACCAGGCAGCGCTGCCAGCGAAACGGATTCATCTACCGCATCCTGCGGCTCAAGAGGAGCCAGCAGTGCCCCAGCTTTCTGGACAAGTACTGGGAGCAGCAACCCAGCTACGCCAAGCTGCCGACCAC CGCCATGTCGGACATTCAGATGCAGAACCTCGACGCCGGCAAGTTGCTCAACGCCCAGACGACGTCCAGCAGGGAGACGGAGATGGGACTCGGAGCGTACCAGCGCATGACCAACTCGCGGGCCAGCTCCTCCTTGGACCTGGAGTGGGAGCACGAGTACTCGCAGCTGCGGCAGTATCAGTTCCAGTGCCAGCAGGTGCCCAAGGAGCTGCCGCCAACGCCGCCAAAGCCACGCTATGCATCCCTGGACCAGCTGGCGGCAGCCAATGCGATGGCCACCAGCCAAGGACGACACATGGCGCGCCAGGCCAGGTTGAGTAGCCAACGCCACGGCGGTTCGCTCACGCGGCACTCGTGCTGCTCGTCCACGCAAAACTCCTGGTCCCACATCTCCACGCCGGAGTCGCTCGAATGGGACGTGGAcgaggagcgggagcagcagcgtCAGCTCCGCCTGGAGGATGACAATCTGGATGATAGAACGCTCAAGCTGCTGCATCAGATCGAACAATTGAAGCACCATGTGCTGCAGGAGACTGGCGATGGACTCAGCTTGGAAGCTGCTGCGGTCGACGAGCTCACCGAGGGCCTTCAGTTCCGAGCAACGCACTTCGCCGGCGACTCCCAGCTGGAGGCCCATGTAAGTTGA